Within the bacterium genome, the region CATGGGCACGAGCAGTAATGGCTGTTACAGCCAGTTCTATCACTCAGACGCTATAGTGAAGGTTTATTGTTTCAGCAGACTGCGCATTTTCTGGTAATCGGGGCAATAGCGAGAGACCATCTGCCAGAAGTCAGGGCCGTGGTGTCGCACCTTGATGTGGCAGAGTTCGTGGATAATGACATAGTCGAGGCAGCCTGGCGGCATCTTGATCAGATTGAGTGCAAGGGCAATACGCTTGGTATGGTAGGAATAGCTTCCCCAGCGGGTCTTCATGGTGCGGATGGTGATTGGTGGCAACGGAATGCCTTCGCCCAGCATCATGCTGTAACATGCGACTGAACGTTCCTTCACTATCTTTATCCCCTGTTTCCTGTACCAACTATCAATCATTCTGCGGAGGTTATCTTCTGAGGGTATCTCCGGGGTAATCAGTATCATCAACCCTTCATGCAGTTGCAGTGAGCGGCGCTGCCCCTCTGTAAATTCCAGATTATAAGCCGCCCCCTGAAACATGAAAACTGCACCACGACCGTAGCTCTGCCGTTGTTGGACTGGCTTAGCATCCAACTTCCTCCAAACCTTCAATACCCATTCTGCCCTAAGCGTGACAAAAGCCCTGATCGCTTTAATCGACGTTCGCATAGGCACTCGTACCGCTACCGATTTGTCTGGGCGGACTGTGATGCCGAGCGTCCTGCGCCTTGAATGGCAGTAAGTGTATGGTATGGTTACGCCAGCACACTCGACAGAATCATGCTCGATCTCATCAGTTCTGGATACCACCTTTACCCCGCTTTATCCAGTCAATCAACAGTCCAGAGGCATCTATGAATGACATTGGGCTATTTGGTGTTCAACAAGAGCTTCATATTCTGGCAATGTAAGTCGTGCGTTACCCATGTTGTTAGTAGATCATTTTAAACAGTCAATTGATTTGGTCGAGCATCACCTGGAGCCGATTCAAAGCAGATCTGGTTCTTACTTCCATGCGATCAGAAACTTTTCCATTTTCAAGATTCTCAATATCAGTCTTAAAGATCAATGCGTCCACTTTATGCACTTTTATTGAGATTTTGAGTAAATAAATATCTAAGCACCCTAACTGATTACCGTCAACAAGGGATATTTGTGATAATTTCATGCCCATTTTGTCAGCAAGATTGGAAACATATTCTTGTATCATTATTGTCTCCCATAGATATTGAGTTTAGTCAGTTATATCCACGAGCTTTCTAATGAACAAGAGAAAAATGATGGGGATTGTCAATTTCAGAACCATTGACCCACCTGATCACCTGTTTTTTCAAGAGCATTATCCGAGCAACGTGTCTCTGGTAACACCCCCACCGTAAGAATAATGGGGGTACCCCGTCGTA harbors:
- a CDS encoding SprT family zinc-dependent metalloprotease, with translation MVSRTDEIEHDSVECAGVTIPYTYCHSRRRTLGITVRPDKSVAVRVPMRTSIKAIRAFVTLRAEWVLKVWRKLDAKPVQQRQSYGRGAVFMFQGAAYNLEFTEGQRRSLQLHEGLMILITPEIPSEDNLRRMIDSWYRKQGIKIVKERSVACYSMMLGEGIPLPPITIRTMKTRWGSYSYHTKRIALALNLIKMPPGCLDYVIIHELCHIKVRHHGPDFWQMVSRYCPDYQKMRSLLKQ